In Mercurialis annua linkage group LG5, ddMerAnnu1.2, whole genome shotgun sequence, a single genomic region encodes these proteins:
- the LOC126679901 gene encoding uncharacterized protein LOC126679901: MQRFCTKFRCFAEKSIKTSLISSRQLHSSPQLLHQPLRFTSATHKWSLNANFIPTPVNFPLASSGSLLSLVQVRHVSSRERKKRRKPMTPVTSKVKKIKMKSYSSYKSRFRTMKDGSIRRWREGKSHNAHLKSTKAKRRLRKPSTVPVAYAKVMKKLNFCG, encoded by the exons ATGCAGAGATTTTGCACCAAGTTCCGATGTTTCGCcgaaaaatcaatcaaaacttCACTCATCTCCAGTCGCCAACTACACTCTTCTCCCCAGCTTCTTCATCAGCCTCTCCGTTTCACATCTGCTACTCATAAGTGGAGCCTTAATGCAAATTTTATCCCAACTCCTGTCAACTTCCCACTCGCTTCTTCCGGATCCCTTCTCTCT TTAGTTCAGGTGCGTCATGTTTCGTCAAGAGAACGGAAAAAGAGGAGGAAGCCCATGACACCAGTTACCTCCAAAGTCAAGAAAATCAAAATGAAGTCTTATTC GTCCTACAAGTCCAGATTTCGGACAATGAAAGATGGATCTATCCGCCGTTGGAGGGAGGGCAAGAGTCATAATGCGCACCTGAAG TCGACGAAAGCAAAGCGTAGACTCAGAAAACCTTCAACAGTTCCAGTAGCATATGCCAAAGTTATGAAGAAACTTAATTTCTGTGGTTGA